The Colwellia sp. M166 genome segment AATTTTCGCTATGTTCGCTAGTCGGTTGTTAGTCAGTCATTAGGCGGAGTGGGGGATTTTTCATGAAAGCAATGATATTGGCAGCTGGGCGTGGTGAGCGTATGCGACCATTAACAGATAACTGCCCTAAGCCTTTACTAAAAGTTAAAGGTGTGGCACTTATTGAACATCATATTAAAAATTTAGTGGCAGCGGGTATAAAAGATATTGTTATCAATCATGCTTGGCTTGGCCAACAATTGGTTGATTATTTGGGCTGTGGTAAACAGCTTTCTGCAAATATTAGCTACAGTGAAGAAACATTAGCATTGGAAACTGCGGGCGGGATCATTAAAGCTTTACCACTGTTAGCTGAACAAGATGATGAGATATTTTTGGTCATTAATGGCGATATTTATTGTGATTTTAATTTTACTCATTTACCAATATTATCATCAAAGTATAGTGCGCATTTAATCTTGGTTACTAATCCTGAACACAATCTTAATGGCGATTTTCAGCTTGAAAGTGGTGTGCTGGTTAATCCTAAAGGTAATAAGCAAAATACTTATACCTTTAGTGGCATTGCGCTTTATCGAAAAAGCTTTTTTAAGCAATTTTTTAAACAACATAGTGCAACTAAATACGACAATGTTATGTCACAAGGGGCAGTACAGCCCTTAGCGCCAATGTTAAGAGCGGCAGCCGACCAGCAACAAGTATCTGCTAGTGTTATGCATTCGGCCTGGACTGATGTTGGTACACCAGAGCGTTTAGCTAAGCTAAATACTATTTAAACAGTTTTACAGTTAATTAATTATCGAGTTTTAACATGCGAATTTGGGGTAAAATTTTAGGTTTCTTATTTGGTTTTATGCTGAGTAAGAATATTATTGGTGCTTTGTTAGGTGCATGGATTGGTCATCGTTTTGATAAAGGTATCGGGCTAGATTTTAGTGGCTTAGGTGGCGCTAAAACTGATACCGAACGCCAAGCCGCGTTTTTTTATAGTACCTTTTCGGTGATGGGTTATATTGCAAAAGCCAATGGTCAGGTTACCCAACATGAAATCGCTTTTGCTACCGCTTATATGGATAAGTTAGGCCTTAGAGGTGAACTTCGCCAACAAGCCCAAGAAGCATTTAGAGATGGAAAAACTACAGGCTTTCCACTTGAGGAGCGATTAGCAAAATTGAAGTCAGCAGTTGCGAATCGTCAAGATCTGTTACTGTTGTTTCTAGAAATTCAAATACAGGTTGCCTTTGCTGATGGAAACCTTGATAAAGATGAACGTGAAGCTTTGCATCAAATTGCTAATGGTTTAGGTTACTCAGCAAAAGAGTTAGATAAATTATTAGAAATGATTATTGCCGGTGCAAATTTTCATCAGCAAGGTCAAACCGGTGGCAGTAATAGTTTCGCGCAATCAGGACAGCAACTTGCCAATGCTTATAAGGTTTTGGGCGTAACAGAGCAAGATTCAGCCAGTGACATTAAAAAAGCTTATCGAAAACTGATGTCACAGCATCACCCGGACAAATTGGTAGCAAAAGGTTTACCGCCTGAAATGATGGAAATGGCTAAGCAAAAAGCGCAAGACATTCAGGCAGCTTATGAATTGATCACAGCGCAAAACAAATAAAAGCGTACTATGTTAAACCTTAAATTAATGACATGATTTAATAGACTTGCGTTAAACGTGCGCTTTTATGTGTTAAATGGCTTTAGCTCACCTTGCAAGGGGAGTTACAAGTCGCGTACACTAATGTCGAATTTGATTCATTCACTCACATTGGACAGCAGAAATGTATATTTCAGTAACTAACAGGCGATTTATCGCAATATGGCTCAGTGCTATATTGCTAATAATGTCTGTGGCTGCTTCTGCGCACAGTGTTGAACATATCGATGAAGGTGCTAAAACGCACTGTACTTTGTGTTTTCACCAGCATCAATTTGATCAAGTACTACCGCAGCAAGACGCCAATCTTGAATTTATTTACCAACAGTATGATGTAATTATTACTGTTCAACCAACATTAATACTCTCTCATAGTGTTACTTATCTTAGTCGCGCCCCGCCAGCTTCTCTTTAAAAAATATTAATTAACAATTTGTAGTTTTATGCATCCAATGGGTTTATTTGGCCTTTGGAATGCCTTTATATATTTAATTTATTTTAGAGATTTTTAACATGAAAAATTTTCAATTTTTTCCTACTCGCTTGTCTGTAAAAGTAAGCGCGGCTTTAGCTATGTCTGCTTTATTTCCTATGCTTTCGCAGGCACAAACACCAACACTGTCAAATCCAAATATCAGTGTTATTTTAGATGGCTATTATCAAAGTGATGATCGCTTAATGACCGAACGAGCTGAAGGCTTTGGTTTGGGGGAAACCGAACTGGCATTGAGTACCAGTATCGATGATATGTTTTATGGCAAGTTAACCACGGTATTTGAATCACATGAAGGTGAGAGCGAAGTCAATGTCGAAGAAGCGTTTATACAAACCATGGCATTACCTAATGGTTTCACTGTTCGTGCCGGTCGATTTTTATCAGATATTGGTTATTTAAATAACCAGCATTTACACACCGATTCATTTACCAGTCGACCGAGTGCTTATCGAGCCTTTTTAGGCGGGCATTACTTTGATGATGGTCTACGTGTTAGCTATATTGCACCAACCGATACCTACTGGTTAATGGGGGCAGAAGTCTTTTCAGGTGACAGCTTACGCGCTGCGGATGAAGATGGAGAACGAGATTTTGATAGCACTGGTGTTTATACTGCCTTTACTAAAATAGGTGGTGATATTGGTATCGAGAGCTCGTGGCAACTAGGCTTGAGTTATTTGCGCAATGAGAATGGTCAGCTTACAGCAGAAGATCATGACGAAGATGAGCATGAAGAAGACGAACATGCTGATAGTCACTCCGCAGGTTATACCGGTAAGAACACCTTTATTACTGATTTTGTTTTCAAATGGGCACCTAATGGTAACTACAAATACCAACATTTAACCTTAAGTGCAGAATATTTTAGAGTCAGTGATTTTATGCTAGCTGAACTTCATGATGAATCTGAAGCAGAAGCACATCAAGATGAAGTAAGTAATACTAAGGATTATCATCAAGCTTGGTATGTTAGCGGTGTTTATCAATTCTCACCAAATTGGTCGGCAGGGTTACGTTATGGTGAATTAGACAGTCAATTGCAACATGAAGAGCATTTTGATCAACAAGAGCTGAAAGAAACTGAGCTAAGTGTAGCTTGGCACAACAGTCATTTTTCGACTGTGCGTTTAGAGCTGAGTCATCAAAGTAATGTCGGTTTTGAGCAAGCTCAGAATGATAATATTATTACTCTTCAATATGTTATGTCTTTAGGAGCTCACAGTGCACATCAATTTTAAGCTAATAGTCAGCAGCGTACTTTTTACGTTTAGTACTCATGCATTTGCGCAATTCAATATCTTTACTTGTGAACCAGAATATGCGGCATTAGCGAAAGAACTTGCACCTGATGCTCGAATATACTCAGCAACAACAGCAATGCAAGATCCTCATCAAGTTCAGGCTCGACCTAGTTTAATTGCTAAAATGCGCCAAGCCGATTTAGTGGTTTGTGCCGGTGCAGAATTAGAGGTTGGCTGGTTACCTATGCTGCAAATGAAAGCCGCTAATGCTCAAGTACGTAATACCGACTTGGGATTGTTTTTTGCTGCCGAGCATGTCGAAACATTAGATCAAATGAGTAATGTTGATCGCAGTATGGGGGATGTGCATAGCCAAGGTAATCCGCATCTTCATTTTTCGCCACAGCGCATGTTAGCTATTGCTAAAGCACTAACTGAAAAGTTAATTCAGCTTGATGGCGATAATAGTAACCATTATCAACAACAATTTGAAAGCTTCAATAGCCGTTGGAATATAGCCAGCTCAAAATGGCAAGAAGCAGCCAATACCTTAGCTGGCATGAAAGTTATTGCTTACCACTCAAGCTTTCGTTATTTATTCGATTTTGCCAGTATTGAGCAAGTAGCAGATTTAGAACCCAAGCCAGGTTTACCACCAACAAGTGGTCACCTTGCTCGTTTATTAAAACAAGCTAAAAATGGTGATGTTACGGCGATTGTTATTGCTTCTTATCAAGATAAACGCGGTGCGACTTGGCTGGCTGAAAAATCTAATCTGCCGGTGATTGTTTTACCACTTTCAGTTGGTGGCAATGAGCAAAGTATTGATTTATTTAGCTTGTATGACAGTGTACTTAGCTTATTAACTCAAGAGTACAATGCGAAAAAATTGTCGATATTGTGATAGGTAACTAACCATGGATTATGAACTCCTCACTATCTTGCTACCGGCATTTGCTGCCGGAATTTTAGTACTGTCAACTCATGTCGTTTTGGGTAAGCAAGTATTAAAGCGGGGCATTATTTTTATCGATTTAGCTATTGCACAAATTGCAGCTTTAGGGGCAATTGTAGTGCGTATGGATCACGATATTGCTGAACTTGCTTATGCTTATGTTTGGATGCCGGCATTATTTGCTTTGGCAGGTGCAGGGATTATTGCTTGGTTAGCTAAACATATGGCTGAAGAGTTAGAAGCCATGATCGGTTGCTTTTATGTATTATCGGCTGTTACCGCGATGTTGTTGTTATCTAATGACCCACACGGGGCTGAACTATTGAAGCAATTGATGTCAGGTCAAATCCTCTGGGTAAGTTGGCAGCAACTGTTGCTACCCGCTGGGGTTTATAGCGCCATTTTGGCGTTGATATTTGTTAAGCCGAAAATACTAAATGGCGCGGCTTTTTATCTCTTGTTTGCGCTGGTGATCACATTATCAGTTGAATTAGTTGGTGTGTATCTTGTTTTTAGTAGTTTAATTTTACCGGCATTGGCTATTCATAAGCTCAAAGGTAAATATGTATTGCTTTGGGCATATGCTGTGGGATTGGTTGGCTATTTATTAGGTTTGTATTTGTCAGCAAGTCTTGATTTACCTAGTGGTGCCGCTATTGTTGCTACACTAGCGTTAAGCGCTATTGTGTTTAGATTAGCCAGTAAAAATCGCGTGGCAAATTAACTTATTCGATAGATCGAAATGTGTAAATACATTGATGACCAGAGATATAGTTAAATAAGCAAAGGAGCAGTTAATGCTCCTTTTTATTTTCTTTTAATGAGATTTTACAAAAAACGATATACGTAATCGCTGTTATCGATATGACTAAAAATACTCGACATTATGAGTACCTGTTCAAGCATCGATTAAATCACTTTTTGTTTGAACAACTTTTTACCTTCTTCTAACAAATGTTGCACGGCTGGGTGTTTCACTTTACGTTCAGGGGTAATTAAATAGTAATGTTCGGTGATATCTTTTGTACTCTTAATTAATTTCACGCCAAACTGTTCAATGATATGTTGCTCAATAATTGTCGGCGCGCAAAATACGCCATAGCCAGCTTGGCCAAAATATGTCGCTAGTACTGAGTCATCAAATTCGCCAATAATTAACGGGGAAATATTGATCTGCTCGAACCAAGAATGCACACTCAAATGTTGATTAGAGCCCTCACCAGCGGTAAAAAAAGGTTTATTATCTAGTGACTGAGGAAAGTTATCTCGTAACTTATCTGCTAAATCCTCATGAGCAAAAAAGCTCAAACCACATTTACCGATCAAATGACTATAAGCTTTTATCGGCGAGCCTACAGGTAAAGGGGTGTCACTTAATACTGCATCTAATTTATTGGTTGCTAATTCTCCTAATAATACTTCTAAATTGGTTTCTTTACAGACGAGTTTAATTGAATCGTCCATAGCGTAAATAGTCTTTAAAAAGTTAAATGAAAATACTTTAGCGATAACATCAGTAACACCAATTGAAAACCTAAAGGCAAAGTTGGTGGAATGATTTTTCAGCGAATGTAGTAATTCATCACCTAGGCTAAAGATCTCTTGGGCATAACTTAACGTGATATGCCCCATATCATTGAGTACCAATCTTTTGCCTTTGCGTTCGAATAAACTGTAGCCTAACTGAGTCTCCAGTAAGCTAAGCTGTGCGCTCAATGTTTGTGGGGTAATGTGCATGTTTTTAGAGGCTTTAGCTATGCTGCCATGAGTAGCAATAGCATGAAAATATTGCAGATGATGATAATTTAGCTTGGCCATTATTACCTCTTAATTTAGGTGGTTTTTAAATTTTTTGATTTTAATATAATTTTTATTATCAACTTTAAGTTGCTAATAAGACAAGTATATACGACTTTTATTGTTTTATTAGTTTGGCTATAACTTCTTCTATACGTTTAAGGAGGTTGCTATGTCAGAAAATAAACTCATCAAACAATGGAAGCAATTTATACAAACTGATGCCAGTTCAGGGATTATTTTGGTATTTGCCGCCGTACTCGCTTTAATCATGGCGAATAGTTTTTTTAGCGGAAGCTATAATGCATTTTTAGAGTTTCCGGTCAGTATTACCTTAGGTCAATTTGAAATTAATAAACCCTTGGTGCTTTGGGTTAACGACGGTTTAATGGCATTATTTTTTTTCGTGGTGGGTTTAGAGATTAAACGCGAACTGCTTCACGGCCAGCTTTCTCAGCCAAATCAGGTAGTATTACCTTTCTTGGCGGCTATAGGTGGGATCGCCTTTCCAGCCTTAATTTATGTTGCTTTTAATTACCAAGATGCCGTTGCAATGAATGGTTGGGCAATTCCTTCTGCAACCGATATTGCTTTTGCGCTTGGTACTTTTATTTTATTTGGCAAACACTTACCACCTAGTTTGAAATTATTTTTATTATCGGTAGCTATTATTGATGATATTGGTGCCGTGATCATTATTGCTATTTTCTACTCTCAAGAATTGGCAACTAACTCTTTGATTGTTGCCTCGATCGGTCTTGTGGTGTTGTTTATTTTTAATCGTTTACAACTAGAAAATAAAACGCCATTTATTCTGGTATCGATCATTGTTTGGGCAGCAGTATTAAAATCAGGTGTTCATGCCACTTTAGCCGGCTTTGCTGTTGCTTGGTTTATCCCTATCGCACGTGATAAAACCCGTTCTATGTCCTACCAAATTGAGCATAGTTTACACCCTTGGATTGTCTTTTTTGTCTTACCGCTATTTGCTTTTGCGAACGCCGGTGTTGGCTTAACTAATGTGACGATAGGGGAGCTGATCACTCCGATTTCTGTGGGTATTATTGGCGGTTTATTTGTTGGCAAGCAGCTTGGTATTTTTATTACTTGCTTTATCGCTGTGAAGTTAAAGCTTTGTCAATTACCTAAAGATGCGACATGGATACAGCTGTATGGTGTGTGTTTACTGTGTGGTGTTGGTTTCACAATGAGTTTATTTATTGGTTCTTTAGCGTTTGAAGAGCAAGGGCTTGCCTATCAAACACAGGTTAAAGTTGGGGTGTTGTTTGGTTCGTTTATTTCAGCAGCATCAGGAGCTTACTTATTGCATAAATCATCAAAAAAATTACTTAACCATAAAGGAAATAATCATGAACAATTTAAAAAATCTAATGCATAAAACTATCCTCGTAGTGCTATTACTTACATCAACACAAGTATTAGCCGATTTTAAATCTGACATTATTGCATCTTGCTCTGCGTACCAGTTAGGGGAAGATAAAAGTGCAATTAACGCATGTAAGTTATATATCGATGGTTTTATTGATTCAGCGCTATTAACAGAAGATGCTGTTATTCAGTCAAAAGCAAT includes the following:
- the murU gene encoding N-acetylmuramate alpha-1-phosphate uridylyltransferase MurU — encoded protein: MKAMILAAGRGERMRPLTDNCPKPLLKVKGVALIEHHIKNLVAAGIKDIVINHAWLGQQLVDYLGCGKQLSANISYSEETLALETAGGIIKALPLLAEQDDEIFLVINGDIYCDFNFTHLPILSSKYSAHLILVTNPEHNLNGDFQLESGVLVNPKGNKQNTYTFSGIALYRKSFFKQFFKQHSATKYDNVMSQGAVQPLAPMLRAAADQQQVSASVMHSAWTDVGTPERLAKLNTI
- the djlA gene encoding co-chaperone DjlA, whose amino-acid sequence is MRIWGKILGFLFGFMLSKNIIGALLGAWIGHRFDKGIGLDFSGLGGAKTDTERQAAFFYSTFSVMGYIAKANGQVTQHEIAFATAYMDKLGLRGELRQQAQEAFRDGKTTGFPLEERLAKLKSAVANRQDLLLLFLEIQIQVAFADGNLDKDEREALHQIANGLGYSAKELDKLLEMIIAGANFHQQGQTGGSNSFAQSGQQLANAYKVLGVTEQDSASDIKKAYRKLMSQHHPDKLVAKGLPPEMMEMAKQKAQDIQAAYELITAQNK
- a CDS encoding ABC-type zinc uptake system zinc chaperone gives rise to the protein MYISVTNRRFIAIWLSAILLIMSVAASAHSVEHIDEGAKTHCTLCFHQHQFDQVLPQQDANLEFIYQQYDVIITVQPTLILSHSVTYLSRAPPASL
- a CDS encoding metal ABC transporter solute-binding protein, Zn/Mn family, with the translated sequence MNFKLIVSSVLFTFSTHAFAQFNIFTCEPEYAALAKELAPDARIYSATTAMQDPHQVQARPSLIAKMRQADLVVCAGAELEVGWLPMLQMKAANAQVRNTDLGLFFAAEHVETLDQMSNVDRSMGDVHSQGNPHLHFSPQRMLAIAKALTEKLIQLDGDNSNHYQQQFESFNSRWNIASSKWQEAANTLAGMKVIAYHSSFRYLFDFASIEQVADLEPKPGLPPTSGHLARLLKQAKNGDVTAIVIASYQDKRGATWLAEKSNLPVIVLPLSVGGNEQSIDLFSLYDSVLSLLTQEYNAKKLSIL
- a CDS encoding metal ABC transporter permease codes for the protein MDYELLTILLPAFAAGILVLSTHVVLGKQVLKRGIIFIDLAIAQIAALGAIVVRMDHDIAELAYAYVWMPALFALAGAGIIAWLAKHMAEELEAMIGCFYVLSAVTAMLLLSNDPHGAELLKQLMSGQILWVSWQQLLLPAGVYSAILALIFVKPKILNGAAFYLLFALVITLSVELVGVYLVFSSLILPALAIHKLKGKYVLLWAYAVGLVGYLLGLYLSASLDLPSGAAIVATLALSAIVFRLASKNRVAN
- the nhaR gene encoding transcriptional activator NhaR yields the protein MAKLNYHHLQYFHAIATHGSIAKASKNMHITPQTLSAQLSLLETQLGYSLFERKGKRLVLNDMGHITLSYAQEIFSLGDELLHSLKNHSTNFAFRFSIGVTDVIAKVFSFNFLKTIYAMDDSIKLVCKETNLEVLLGELATNKLDAVLSDTPLPVGSPIKAYSHLIGKCGLSFFAHEDLADKLRDNFPQSLDNKPFFTAGEGSNQHLSVHSWFEQINISPLIIGEFDDSVLATYFGQAGYGVFCAPTIIEQHIIEQFGVKLIKSTKDITEHYYLITPERKVKHPAVQHLLEEGKKLFKQKVI
- the nhaA gene encoding Na+/H+ antiporter NhaA → MSENKLIKQWKQFIQTDASSGIILVFAAVLALIMANSFFSGSYNAFLEFPVSITLGQFEINKPLVLWVNDGLMALFFFVVGLEIKRELLHGQLSQPNQVVLPFLAAIGGIAFPALIYVAFNYQDAVAMNGWAIPSATDIAFALGTFILFGKHLPPSLKLFLLSVAIIDDIGAVIIIAIFYSQELATNSLIVASIGLVVLFIFNRLQLENKTPFILVSIIVWAAVLKSGVHATLAGFAVAWFIPIARDKTRSMSYQIEHSLHPWIVFFVLPLFAFANAGVGLTNVTIGELITPISVGIIGGLFVGKQLGIFITCFIAVKLKLCQLPKDATWIQLYGVCLLCGVGFTMSLFIGSLAFEEQGLAYQTQVKVGVLFGSFISAASGAYLLHKSSKKLLNHKGNNHEQFKKSNA